gtcattgtcatctcgttgctcatcaatttgctcaaatgggcaccagtaatgtctacattttttttgagacttgttactgtttttggcatatcgaatacgccacagggagcttgccaggctctgccatgcaggcgagataattatgatatgaaagaaaaaaattctaggatCAAATAAAGCTGGCAAACCCTGGAGTAAACCtaaattttattgtttgcattttagatgttttcttttttattttttcagaaactcTATGAGCTTCCATGGTGAATTTCCAGGAGGGGATAGATATGAAGATCTAAAGCATTTCTTGTTCCCTTTGGAGGactacagagatagcacaggagttagggcacttgatctgcatgaagccaaccctggttcgatccctagcattgcatatgccccctccctgggcacctccaggagggatccctgatcagaccaggtgtggctcaatccCCTCTCCCAAAAAAAAGCATGTTGAGGAACAAACAAGACTATGACATCACTTTCCTGGGCCCCTTCCATTAAGAACAAATATAAAAGATGGCATTTTATAACTGCTGGTGTCAAGATGTCAAGATGCATATATTAATATTCTACAATAAAATTTTTGCTTGACCTACTAGTTTTTgcatctgatttatttttatttattttaattaatttattttggggctttgggtcatacctggagagttcagagtttactcctggctctgagctcagcgatcacttctggaggtgcttgggggaccaagtggggtgtTACGGATCAAACCTCGATCAGACATgcacctgctgtaatatcactttaGCCTTGCTTCtggttttaaaacataaaaattttgtgtccccacccccacccccaatgatGATTTGGACCCAAGGCATTTTACCTGCTCTATCTGAAGTTGCCTGAGGACAGAGGGCACATGGGAGGAGTTACTGCACCAAACTCACCTGTGCTTGGCAGGGCTACCCTAGAGAAGGCAGGGTGCAAGGCCTTCCCTTGCTTTATGgcatggtttctctctctctctctctctctctctctctcactcacacacacacacacacacacacacacgaggaaaAATTAGAAAGCCAACTGAATCAAATTCCTGTGTTACTGATTCTGTGTGCGAAAGCTCTCCATTCTGACAGCTTCTTAAATTCAATTACTACATTTTTATGTGCTCACTGTAAGTCTACATGGGTTTGAATAAACTACTTGGAAGAAGAATTTGTAGTTATTCTATTCTATCACTTCACTTCTATTTCTGAATCTAAACCTACATGAGGAAGTTTAGGGCTTTGATGGATGCTACCAAGCTATATTGTatataagatctttaattcatGAGTCCATTGTTTTGCCCCCAGTGAAGCCCATAGGCTGGAGATACTGAGAAATGAATATTATCAGGGGTAAGGAATTATGAGTAAGTCAGCTAGATATGTATTTCATTAGCCATATTAACCACATTGCCAGAGACTGACAATGCATCTTGAAAGATAAATTAGTAAATGGGAACTTAATCTAGGATGTTCAATTCTAGACAGCAGTCTGCTAAGTTGTAGTAGTAGTTTACTATTAAGAATATATGTATGAGGACCCCGCCCGctcggtggcggcggcggcagcggttGTCCCTGCCTCTCCGCCACCTCCACCTCGGCCTCTCTCGCGGCCTGCGGcgttggcggggagggggaacagTAGTTGTAGACGCCCGCCCCTGCCTCAGAGAAGACACCACAGCAAATGAACAAAGATTTGAACATTTTATAGATACCTTTTATAAAAGGTAAATGTGGAGCAGTGCTTCAGTTTGAATCACAGAGGATTTCACTTTATGAGGTAAATGGGAGTGGACTATTGATCTAAACTAATTTTGTCATCTCACATCATGGTTTTTAACTCCCCAGTTGttacacagactcactatttggATAAATTGTATGCTAAAACACTGAAGCAATTAATAAGTGAATATGATCAGATTTCTCCACCAAGTTCTCAGCCTGATAAGGAGAATCTCTCGTTGTCAACCTAATGAAGCATTCAATGAAGACATATGACTCTTTTCAAGATGAACTTGAAGATTATATCAAAGTGCAGAAAGCCAGAGGCTTAGAGCCAAAGACTTGTTTCAGAAAGATGAGAGAGGACTATTTGGAAACCTGTAGGTACAAAGAAGAGATTGATCATAGACCCAGGTATAGAATGTTTGATCAAAGACACCCATCTGGAACTGTCCAGACCTACCCAAGATCATGCTCTAGTTCACAAACAGTGGAAAACCAGTTACCACAGTGGCTGCCTGCTCATGACAACAGGCTGAGATTAGACTCACTGAGCTATTGTCAATTCACCAGGGAGTGTTTCTCAGAAAAAGCAGTAGCCCTGAACCCTAGTCAGCAAGAATATAACTCTAGCTCATACAGTGTAGAATCTGGAGTTCATAAGCATCTCTCCCCAGAAAATAATACCAGTGCCCATCAAGATAGTCATAAAAAGATACATCAGAAGAGAAAAAGACATAcagaggaaagcaaagaaaaacccaAAGAGGAAAGGCTTAAgcataaggaaaaaaaaggttttgaggAAATAGATTTAGACAAACACAAAGGctaccaaagaaataaaacagagttGGAAACAGTCAAGGTCAGTACTGAAAAACTTAAGAAtcgaaaggagaagaaaagtcgAGATGTAGCCTCTAAGAAAGAGGAACGTAAgcgtagaaaagagaaaaaggaacaagGCAAAGAAAGGACAGATGAAGAAATGCTTTGGGACCAGTCTATCCTTGGATTTTGAAGCTCTTGAATTGGTACTCCCAAGGTTCAGTTGAAAACTAGTtgaggaacttggttttaagatGTTCATGTTCATATCATCTTCCTCATGTGAACAGGTACTTTCACTTCTAACAAAGGCCAAGTTAGCAAGAAGTAGATGCTTACTCTCCATCATGGAAATTAATTTAACTCACATTCtaaaaacattattatatttttctcacaTATAGTTTCCCCTATTGAGAGTGGCTCTTTTATTCATCAAATTTCTATAATGGTGGAAGTATTTTTTCCTTGGGAGGTTATTTTAAATCGGAAGATTAATAGGCTGTGCAGAATCTATTTCTTGattgggtttgttttcattttgggtggGGTAGTTTTATATTCATTAGTTTTCTCTATGAAAAAATTTAGGTTGATTTTTTCGTTGTTACATCTAACTTGCAGTGTATTTTCTAGattgggaaatggaaaattaaatacattacaATAATAAACCTAGGATACAATAGTTCAAAAAGTTTCAAAGTTAACATTCTAGAAGTCAgtttatattccagaaatatttataataaaatgttctaatttctaaaaaaaaaaaaaagaatatatgtatgAGAAAAAATTATCCAAAGACAGAGGAAACAAAGCCAAAAGGACTGGTCCTTGATAAAAAGCTTGCCACAATACAAGGCTCatcctctaacaacatgttagtgatctcttatagaacggctaaatggcccctgggtgaaatacatcaatttccacactctttcctcaaaagaaattttttgtagaattttcagcagtttttcataacaaacaatacaaatttagttatttcagttctgctttaggacaggagttggggttcaggatggaaacatctgaaatatggtggtgggaaagtgtaatggtggtgggattggtattcgagtatcaaatgtaatcaaatattgtgaactacttcataaaattttttaaaaaattttaaaaaggtttgCCACAATGGGAGGAAAGCACTTAGGTCAGAACAGAAAAGGTAccacagtgacaatgatattgAGAAGTGATCAAGAACTAGGAGGTTAAAGGAGGTAAGGGGTTATGCATGATACTCTCTCAGTAACAATATCACCAACCACAGTGCctataaggaaaagaaagtgtctgccagaaaggcaggctgaggggtgggaggaaaactggggacattcgtggagggctgggtgtttgaaCGCTGTAcggctgaaattcaatcatgaacaactctgcaaCTTTggatctcgtggtgattcaatagattttaaaaaatagagcaaGCACAACTACTACAAAATAAACGGCCACTTTCTGAATTGAAAGCAGAGAAAAATGGATCCcagaaatacacaaaatatatgcACGTAGGACATGGGTCCATTATGAATAAATGTGAAATTTCAAATAAGTGTATAGAAGAAAGACTATAGAAACTATAAGGCTAACTATCCATGGCAAGAAAAACTAGAGTATAATCTTTACTCCAAAATTAATATGATTTCTAGATGCttcaaacataaaaatgtaaaattataaaatcagaaaaatattgaatacctgtaaaTATTTATAATCTGGCATGTAGAAGGCCTTTTTAAGCATGACACAAACCACACACTTGAAAAGACAGGGAAGtaaaataatgatattaaatttaaaaaacttatctTCCCAAAATATTGGATGAAAAAAGtcttagaaaattatttctatgaCATAAAGGACTATACAAATCGACAGAAAGTAAATAGaaacatgcaaaagaaaaaatgactagCTACGttctagaaataaaatactaatgacctcggggctggagtgatagcacagtgggtagggcatttgccttgcacgcgaccgaccctggttcgaatcccagcatcccatatggtcccctgagcaccgccaggagtgattcctgagtacatgagccaggagtgactcctgtgcactgtgcatcaccaggtgtaacccaaaaagtaaaaaacaaaacaaaactaataaccAATAATAGGTCTATGGAAAATGTGCTCAACCACTCTCctacttaaatacaaaataaaacaatgataataCTTTATATATGTTAGAATGTAAAAATAAACCCTGATAACACTCTATTGTTGTTGAGATGTTAAAAACAGGGATTTTCATTGCACACCCCATCCCGAATATAAGTAAGCACTGGACAAGCCTGCTTAGCATAAGTTTTAACCCAGAGTTTCCATTTATAGGGATTTATCCCACAGAAATACTCATACaccagaaaaatccaggtatgtggaactttggctggcaccagataatctcgtcattggccaccatccggatcgcatgtccttctctcccgggagggagcataacatgacgctcaccataaccatgccaccagaccccgcaccaggccGTTTCACTCAGGGagccctgggagtgggggggcaggtgagacccctccctgttCCAAGGGACcccgccccagcagccaaaaacctccagaacccagctgccgccatgctcacagccactctccacatgctcgggttgagcatcacccatgagtgaatttattcctggaccacgtggcagCATTTGCAGTCTCTCCATACCTCAAACCACACGCCCTATATATACTCCAAGATTattgcaccacatttgatagggttcaaagtaagAGGGAaatacatgcttttttttttttacaaatatatataaaaggcacacaaggctcaaattttaacaatatgttagtgatctcttatagaagggcttaatggcccctgggtgaaatacaacaatctccacactctttcctctaagaatactttttgtagtattttagtttttcataacaatacaaagtatgttatttcggttctgcttttgGGCTAGgattggggttctggatggaaatattcgaaatatggtggtggcaaggtgttatggtggtggaattggtgtttgaatattaaatgtaatgaaaaattgtggactactttataaaataaaaaattacaaaagaaaagaaatactgatGCAGGATTTCTATTTCAAAAACCAGACATTTAAGATAATTTTGCATTGCATATATTCAGTGTATATTGGATATACACTGAATTGAACATATTGAATATACTGAATATAACAGGCATATATTCAGTATAGTATTTTGATAATAAAGAAGAGTTTATAACCAAAGTTTTCTTATCAATAGGGAATGGGTTAAATCAATGATAGtgcaccaaaaaaaaaggtgaatatggtaaataattagtttttttttttaacgaggGAATTCCAAAAGTTACTTAACTGTTTAGGATAATCCCACTTTGGGGGCcccacagcagtgcctgggggcgtGGGGACACTCCTGAACTGAACGCTGTACTGAACGCTGCTCTAGCCTCTCAATGCTGGGTGACCCTCGGGTGCTGTGGGCCCAAGAGGCttcagggatcaaatatggggCCTTGCATTGAGTATAGCACTCAATAAGGGTGCATATgtttgccctctactagattaagaaacgTATATTTTCCCCTAGTTTGACAaggaattttatacattttcaatagtAAATGTCTTATCTATGTTGGATAAAATCACTTACAATCATCACAGATTAACTTTTACTGATATATTTtctgatagggctggagtgatagcacagcggtagggcgtttgccttacacgcagcccacccagttttgattcctctgcccctctcggagagcccagcaagctaccgagagtatttcgcccgcacggcagagcctggcaagctacctgtggtgtatttgatatgccaaaaacagtaacaacaagtctcacaacggagacattactggtgcccgctcaagcaaatcaatgagcaatgggatgatagtgacagtgacagtgattttctgatcattccttttgccattcctttaagttttgttgaagcaagtaatatgaaataaatctgtTATATGCATtccaggggggctggaggagaCCTGGGGACATTTGTGGGATTGCTGTAGGAACATTGTaaacctgaaacaactctattatgaataactttatgatACCtttgtatcttaataaaaattaaaaaacaaaacttgaggCCTTGGTTATGTCAGTCACATGTTCCACTGCTTTGAGGTATCTCCTTGTTGCCACCgagcaaaacattttattttttacgtTATTCaaccagccccccaaaaaattccaGAATAACATACCAAAGTATAATAGTGATAGTCAATCCCTCCTTCTAGCACTTCTAGCACCCTTTTCTAACATACATACCTCTGTCACCCAAATCTTTCATAACAagcatttattatcatttttttaaaacaatgaagtGAAATGCCTTTTATAGAGGGAAGAAACGATGAATAGAGGAAAGCCTTATGCACCCACATTGGGCTGGAGGCAGTCACAGAATAGAATGCATCTGGCACTTACTTAATGGCAGTCTTTacatgtttcattttgttttatggaGTAGTGGGACactcacatttggcagtgctcagggaatactcccatatcagtgctcaggagtcgctTTTGTTGGTGCTTAGGGAAGAGTGTGGTTCCCAGGAATCAAGACAGTCTTCTACATGCAAACCATGCACTCAgcctattgaactatctctctggtctcaaggAAGTTATTATTCATGTACTCAGaaaaagagagatttaaaaatttattttgattttggagtcatacccagcagtactcaaggcttaatcctggctctgcactcaggaattattcctggaggctTGGGCGatgctatgggatgccaggggtggaacccaggttgtctgcagtcaaggcaaatgacctacatgctgtattatcgctctggtccccaaaGACACATCTTTTAAAAGAGAGTAAACAAAAGTCACCATAAGATATTTTAGTAGAAGtgtctttttttcctgaaaggttCTTTTTCCTGACTGAAATTCTTACTAGTTAGCTACCTTAAGTTCTTAAAGTGCTTCATGAGAGAATTTGTGGTTGGTGAATCTTTTTCCATACACTGACCTGTGCATGGCTGCTAGTGCCAGATAGAATTTGAAAAAGTGTCACCGTTGGCTGAAAATTTAACGTAGAATCTTTTACTCATCAGAAACCTAGAATCTATGAAGAAGCATATGCTATGAGTTGTTCCTGCTTACTCCAAACACTGTGGCGATTGTTTGAGTCATCTTTTGTGGCATAAAAATACAGACTTCTACATTATCTTTGAacatattttgataaaaaaatgaaagaacacaaTTActcataacatctccatttgaagAAAAGACTGTTACCAAgctcttaaatttttcttctccatttttttaaattttacaaatacgTAGTCAATCATACTATATAATTGCATAGCTTGTCCTCTACACTTATCACTCTTCTTTACAATTTTCTTGTTGGCTTTGAGGGACATACCTAGTAGTGCTTAGAGgttacacctggaaatgctcaggataCCAtcagcagtgccagagatcaaactggggctgaccatgtgccttacctgctgaactgtctctctagccATTATCACAGTATTTTGTAAAATTCCTTTGTGATCATTTTAAAGGGGCATACATTTTTTATGAGTGAGCTAATATTTGCTTGTACTACatttatttttgggctggagtgatagcacagcaggtaaggtgtgtgCCATGCACGctagtgacccaggttcaattcctctgcccctctgggagaacccatcaagctaccgagagtatcctgcccacacggcagagcctggcaagctacccttggcgtattcaatatgccaaaaatagtaacaagtctcacaatggagacattattggtgccacgagcaaatcaatgagcaacggaatgacagtgatacagtgacacaattatttttaacttttttattgagtcacttgactggagcgatagcacagtggtagggcgttcgcctttcacgcagccaacccgtgttcgattcctctgcccctctcggagagcctggcaagctaccgagagtattgcacccgcatggcagagcctagcaagctacccgtggcttattggatatgccaaaaacagtaacagtgtgTCTCACaatcagagacattactggtgcccacttgaacaaatcgatgagcaactggatgacagtgatagtgattgagTCACTGTGATAGACCCTTACACAGCTATTCAtcattggatttcagccatacagtattccaacacccatccctccaccagtgtacaagtttgactttcattttcagatgttttggtttagggaccacatTCAGCTTTgttccaggtttactcctggctcaggttaAACCAGAGTTAGCTTCCAGCAAAGCCAAGTGCATTACCTGctgaacaatctctctggcccaattttcAGATTCCCTTAAATGAAAGTAATACTTGATAAATAACTTCATGCAttacactttcctttttttcatgaCTCTCCCTGGAGGGTATTTCTCTGAGGTGGAATTACTGTATCAAGGCTATCAGGACCcttgaaaaaaaattacccaaTTGTTTATTCTTAtgaacattcccaccagtaatgaGTATGGGCGCCTCTTTCATTATAATCTTACATGCAGttgatgttatttaaaaaaagcatttgctAATTTGATAATTTAAACTTTAAGAaatcttttatttgcatttcttgacTATTACAGAGTATTTTTCTAGTGATCTTTCTCCCTTTCATGtttgcatgagtgtgtatgtgcatgtgcacgtgtgtcctCTCATGTACCTGGATCTTGGAGCTATTCCTGTCGAGGTATGAGAATTCATGTATTCATAGATATTTTTGAAACTCTTGAAATGATTCTAAATGTACAGAAAAATTGCAACTACAGAATAAATATTCACTTTTTAGTGGTGGGGACTTCTAAGCTGTACTGAGAAGGTGGAagaaagtgtgtggggggtgagggtaaTACACCTGGTTGATTCTCAGCCAAATGGGCCAGTGGTTCAAGACTGAGGATGCGATGCTCTTCTaccatgtggtaccggggataCCCAGGACACTATGATGATGctggggccaccagagccacatcTGCTCAGGTGGCCATtcggtattggggattgaacctgcaacTCAAGCTTCACATGTGTCCtcactgctatactatctcctggccccaatATTCACTTTATAAACTGGCATTCTTACACATGCCATCTTAAATTACTGGCTTagctttttgtcattttaatttcagACTCAAAATTTGTGCTTATTTGGTATTTCTTGCTGATTTACTGAAGCCAAAGACAGATGGACCATCCCAGTCAAGAAATTCAGTATTTACCTCTAGTTCTGTCAAGATCTTTTAAATAGGAACTTGAGTAATAGTATAGCAAGAAAAGTTGCGTGTATGgcaagataaggtgcttgccatacacgcaactgatccaggtttgattctggcattTACTTACTAAGATTGactcttgagtgtagagccaggagtaacccctgaccaccgccagttgtggcccaaaaacaaaagacaacaacaaaaagatcttTTAAACGTTTCAGACTTTCTATTTAGTCCATTCAAATAAATGACATGCGTATTCAAATGGCTGTTTCTCAAAGTACTTCATGAGTAGCTCCTAAACAATTTTGGATAATCTTTCCGTGTTACTGGTATGCTGTACCTCATCTGTCACATCTTAGTTTTTATAGACAATAGACTCTTTTGCGTATGTCTCTGCCTAGTCCTCTGTCCACATCATGTATTTGTAGTATAGCTTTAGATATAGCtagcccccaataaaaaaaaccaaccacACCCATTGTTCTaagctttatattattttgtaaataaaactgTGACTTCAAGTATCAAGATCCAGCTTAAAGGGCTACTTGATGCACCGAGTGTCTCAGCATCTGTGGCCCTTGGGTATCACTGGGTCTGTGGTCCTGTTGGCCCCAACTCTTCAACAGCATATCACTGGGCACAAGGTGTAACCAATAGGGCTGAGCTTCCTGTCTGAGATGCTGGACTCCTCAGCACTGCTCGGGAGTCCCTGTGTCCACGTTCCTCCTCAAAAGAAGTTCTGATACACTAGGaaattcagaaaattttatttttttatcaacgttgggaatggagaaatagtaaggtggctgaggcacttgccttgcatatggctgacccaggttctatcctcggtaccccatttagtcccccaagcagcagtatcagtaatctctgagcaccaagccaggagtaagccctgaacagtgccGGGTGTagctttaaaagaaatattagtgTGGGCCatggaggtagctcaaaggggtAGGCCAAATGTCTTGCATGCTTGAGGCCttgagtttaattcctggcactgtatgctTCTCCCACACCACCAGCATGTGTGGCCTTGGGGAACCCAGAACCAATGGGCCTAAGCACCAAACTATCAGGCCCAAATTCTGGAATAAGTATGCCTGGGAGAGGCTGCAGGGACCCAGAACactgacccttttttttttttttttttttaatgatgcctCTCTTTGCAGATCTTTCCAGTTCCTGGGTTCCTCTATGTAGATGCATCACGTTTCTCAGCATATCAGAAAGTACTGCAAATGGAATATGTTTTAGTTCAGTATGTTCTGTAATTTACATTGGTTGCAATTATAACTCAGCATTAAATAATAAGTTAGATATctgattttgtttaattttaatgaaacattttgTTTAGAATTATGTGGGTATTGCTTGAAGACAGCTTTTTCATATTAACAACCTTTAATTCTTAGGCTACTTAGGTTAAAAACTGTATATAGTTGCGATTTAATTTTATGCCTTTGTACTATCAACTGAAATGACAAaagagtttttttcccttttcttttaggCTAAAGtgatgttcactgtatcactgtatcactgtcatcctgttgttcattgatttgctcgagtgggcaccagtaacatctccattttgagacttgttgctactgtttttggcatatcaaatatgccacgggtagcctgctaggctctgtcgtgcaggcgagatactctcagtagcctgttgggctctctgagagggacggaggaatcgaacgcaggtcagccacatgtaaggcgaatgccctaccgctgtgctatcgctccagtcccaaagtgctctaccactgagctacatccctgattCCTGAATAACTGAATTCTAAAGTGatgtt
The nucleotide sequence above comes from Sorex araneus isolate mSorAra2 chromosome 1, mSorAra2.pri, whole genome shotgun sequence. Encoded proteins:
- the LOC101555820 gene encoding lysine-rich coiled-coil protein 1-like gives rise to the protein MKHSMKTYDSFQDELEDYIKVQKARGLEPKTCFRKMREDYLETCRYKEEIDHRPRYRMFDQRHPSGTVQTYPRSCSSSQTVENQLPQWLPAHDNRLRLDSLSYCQFTRECFSEKAVALNPSQQEYNSSSYSVESGVHKHLSPENNTSAHQDSHKKIHQKRKRHTEESKEKPKEERLKHKEKKGFEEIDLDKHKGYQRNKTELETVKVSTEKLKNRKEKKSRDVASKKEERKRRKEKKEQGKERTDEEMLWDQSILGF